The following nucleotide sequence is from Scleropages formosus chromosome 4, fSclFor1.1, whole genome shotgun sequence.
ATCCTTGCTCTTAATAATGTCATTGCACTTGTCAAGGGTTTGGAACACAGTGAAGGTGTCACCGATGCTGTAGAGTGTGGCCAGGTTCTTGGCCAGCAGCTTGCGGGTGGGGGGTCCAGGGGCACTGCTGATCAGTCCAGTCAGCTGCTCCACCAgcttcttctgcttctctttCACATCCAcctgtgcacgcacacacagacacccatATGAATATGAAGACAAATACAAATGGTTTGAAGTCACCCAAACCTTAGAGGACAGAGGAAACGGCAACAATGCATAACTCTCCGACCTTGTTTGCTGCCACAAGGACTTTGTCCAGAAAGCGGAGCCATTCAAAGATGAAGACAGGCCTCTTGGCCTCAGTGATCTGTGCCAGGGCATCCTCGTTGAGCAGAAGACTGTGAGCCAGCTCCATCGGATGACCCAAGAAGCAGGCGATAACTTAGAGAATTATGGGCTTCCCAGTGCAGATCACCAACTGAGATGACAGAGGCTATGAACAAAAGGTAGAACGCTCAGTGAGACGGCTGTTACTATGAAACATAGTGGAAGACAAGAGGGATGCTTTACTCATTGTACCACTGAGCAACATGCTTATCCTAAACAGCCCCGGTAAACATTagccagatgtataaatgggtaaataacggtAGGCAGCTTAACAATATAAGTcaccatggagaaaagcatcagctaaaaaaaatacacaaaaatttgCAAGGTGGAATTCATTActatcatttttatattatcCTACTCATCAGAAAACTCTTAGCATGTATAAAAtcttgaagaaataaaaatgtttccgTTTCATTCAAACCATAGCAAAtagaacataaaacacattttatcagACTCTAGCCAGCACTGTTCAGTCAATCACCCATTTTCATCCACTAGGATAAATGTCAAATTTGTCACATTATTTCATACTTAATTTAAACATTATCTCATTAAAATACATGACATCAGATGAGGTTAAAACACAGTGGAAAGATCACCTGGAAAAAAGCgggaaagggaaaacaaaaaaagaaacatgtaaCATGTTTCCCCTTAACAGCTGTGTAACGATGCTGCACCGGGACCTGTGAGTGTGAAAGTGTGATCTCCTGCTACTCAGATAATGGAGTGATGTCACACATCACAATACTTTGCTTGTCTGCAGGTTTGACAACATAGATTCCTCCCACCACTGGCAGGCATTCTAGTACCGGGCATAATAAAATGTAAGGATATTGCAGCACTGCAGTCCAATCCATAGCTATGACGACATGCCGGGGTGCAGTGACATCACTCATGCCAACACCGAGGTACCGTCTGGCTGTAGGTGTCACAACACGCCAGGACACAGCAACATCATACTTTCCAACTCCGTTAAATACTTCTATGCAATGATATATAAGTATGACGTCACATCGGAAGCAATGACGTCACAAATTCCACTATGCACCTGTTACTGTAGAAATTTGGACAAAAAACGTAGAGCACTACATCACAAAACCGGAGGAAcggttatttatttgttgtatgTGCTACTCTAATAAAAACGGGTACAGAGTGAATGTCAAAAGCAAATTTATTTTGTAGGGGGGACGGTTGAAGCCGGGCCACCCGAGTTACGTCGCAGAACCAACCCGTTCGAATAACAAGAGGAAACCAAGTGTCGGCAAAAGACTAAAACAAGACGAGTTCTGCACGGTTATTcgtttaaatgcaaaaaaagcacatcGACGCCTGCGACGCTGGTTACCTGACTGGCTGACAACAgtgagtggttttttttttttttttacatcattcattttacatttgtttacacgACAGACATTGTTAACGTCGTTCAGCCATAGGGATTTTACACCCGCTAGCCTTGAAAGTGCAATTTCACTGCGTATTACAATATTATGACACTAAACAATAATCGAAAGTCTTTTTTCCTGACCTGTTTTTTTCGCCTCTTCCAGCGATACGCTTCTGTAGCTACGCCGGAATGAGTTACAGTGAAACCGTTCCGACCGGAACCACCGGTGGACGCCTACAGGTAGTCATTTTTTGATAAACTTGCGAAAATATTATCTTCtataagtaagtaaatattaTCTATCTTGGAAtctaaaaaattatataaaatgatCCTCTTGTGTTGCCTGCTTACAGGTTTGCATATTTGTGATTTAAAGATTTGTGAATTGTTCAACCCAGAAGTATgcaaaaacactgcattttcgGAACGCAATATCGTAGAGTCAGTAAGGAACCCGGAATGAAAAGAGCGGCGGACAGGTGAGGTGTTACTTAGCTTTCCAAGCTAACTTCAACCGTCGCAGATAGTTTTGTGGGGTTTTTAAGCGTTTTCCCCTCTAACAAGATGTCAGACGATGAAGAGGACTACATGTCGGATACGTTTCTTAATAAGATGTGAGGATTCGAGTTTTTTTGTCCTATTGTTTACAGCGTGTTTTGTGCAATTTCCAGCACCACTGATCTCCATTTCCCATCCGGACCGGTTTTATCACCGAATTATTATTGTACTTGTCTTGACAAGTTGACAACTACAAGTGACTTGTGTAACACCGGCTTGGTGTAAGTAGGTTGTTAAGGCACTTGGGACAATTTCTCTTTTCAAATATGTATCATATATTGCCTGACCCCCCCAGTCCAAGTGATTTGAATAAGTAACTTAGGACAGGTTTTAAATTAGTGATTTACTAATTATCCAGCAAAGTACTGTGTAAAGGTAAGTACAGTGGAGcctcggaactcgaacgagTTGTTCAAGAAAAAATGTCTCGGAACTCGAACCGATGAACCTCAGGCTAATCTGTCGGAAACGTGACGCGTCTTTTTTCCCGTAAAACAAGGGGTGCGTATGAGGAGGGAAGGGAGGATATTCCTACTTAATTATTAATCAAGGATTTGAAATGGTTGCAAAAATGGGGAGAGGTGCAAAGTTTTATGGAAAAATATCGCCGTCACAAGGAAGTAGTAAGCCGGGTCAACAACTTGTACAATGATAATGCCACGTCTTATTTTAGGCAAGTGTGAAGGCAAAAGCAAATCTCATTGGACAGGTTTTAGTGAGAAAGAGATCCAGAGCCTGAAGCAAGTTCACTAGCTATTGAGGcaaagaaacagagagaaagaaccCCAGAAGGGCAGttacctgatgtttttattATGGAAAGTGACTCTTCCAAACAGTAACATCCCTTCATCCCTCCTCTCCACCAGTACGGCATCAGCTCTCCACAGTACAGGTAAAAGTGCagttaaattttcatttgtatttcatttatattttatttcatgtatttatgggttttacactttatttatggttttagcatcaggtatgtatgtatgtatataatataggTTTAAATAGGCCGTCATTTGGGGGTCTGGAACAGATTCATCCAATCTACATTATTTCAGGGGGAAAATTGTTTCAGAACTCGAACACCCACCTGGAACGAATTAAGTTTGAGTTCCAAGGTTCCACTGTGTGTTGGTGAAGAGTACTGAAGAAGGAGGGGGTGTCAGTTCAAACCCAGGACATTCATATTACCAGGgcaatggctgtaaccactacgccccctgctggctctcACAGTTGGATCATTATTCCCCGAGGCCATACTCTGTGTTTCCGTTCTCCTATTAGGCCAGACGTGAGGCCGGGTGTCCCCATGTTGAAGCGGGTGAAGGAAGCCCTGAGGAAGGAGGAAATTCACAAGGAAAAGAACTTGCAAAATCGGCAGAAGACGTacaaggagcaggagcaggagagtCGTGAGACAAAGCTGCAGAGCTCCATCAGCAATGAGAACAAGGGCTTTGCGCTGCTGGCGAAAATGGGCTACAAAGCAGGCCAAGGCCTGGGGAAGGATGGTTAGGCCCTTTGTTTCTTTGGtgattctgagaaatgtgtgcACAGAAACAGGCTCTGTTTGACATTTAGGGTTTCCTTCTTTTACAGGTGCTGGAAGAGTTGAGCCCATCCCATTGAATATCAAATCAGGTATGGgcttcactttcatttcaacaTTAAACTTTAGGATAGCATGTTATGTATGAGTTATCGCCCACCCACACATCCATCCAATATCAATAACTTTTTGGTCTGTGCAGTATCATGGTTGTTCGAAACCTATCCCAGACGCATCAggcataaggcagggtacaccctcagtttatcacagggcaatcatacaCGCTCGTTaagtcacacagacacatactaTGGGCAGTAtgggtcaccagttcacctgaaatccttgtctttgggctgtgggaggaaaaaagagcTACTggagcaaacatgcaaactccacacaaactgagctggaatcATTCAGTAATggaattacaatgttaattaaatgaaacagtGTCAATATATAagaactaaaatgttttttttattatttttatttttatttcacatactTAAACTATATATGAGCTCCAGAAGCTCATATCATTAGTTGACATCCGAGACAttaaagagaaattttaaaaacccaACAGATCGAGGAGGCATTGGAATGGAGGAGGTGAAGAAGAGAAAAGCGGAGGAGAAGCTTGAATGCTACCGGCAGAAAGTGCgtgtgcagcagcaggctgaGAAACAGTCACTCGAGGATTATAGGCAAGTGAAACAAACAGTGGACCGCAGCTTTGAACCCGACCAAACCCCGAGCCGGTCATGTGTCTCCTGTTGTTGAAAACCAAGTTGGTTGGTTGCTTTGTGCACATTGTGGTATTTTCAAATACCTTGTATTATAATATTTGTGATCAGCACTTTTGTTGGTCTTTACAAAGCACAGGGTCAGGATGCGAACGGAGAGAGAGGAGCGGCAGACAGAGGGAGACCTGCGGAGGAGTCAGCGTGTCTGTGAGCAGCTGGACAGCAAGAAGGTCAGCAAGGGCCTCCATAATCCAAGGGTCGGATGCCACGCTGACATCAATTTTCTCATCACTaagtttccagcagcagcatgaTGTCTGtttcaattcttttttttattttcttcctgtttaaatgtgttttttttctcattaaggGCATCACTGTTCCCAGGGAGGACTGGTACTGGCCTGATCTGAAGACAGAaagcaatgatgatgatgatgatgatgatgatagcgcagaggaagaagatgatgaacAGCTACAGCTAAGTGTTAGTTTAGTTGTTCTTTGaaaatatgtgctttttttGGAAGTTACTGTAGTGTTCCCTTGAGAAGGTACATCAGCGCATGCTGTTTTACACCACTATTAGGTCTATTTAGCgtaatcttttttttgtcttccgtcatcaaaacattttgtgattcatttaaaaaaaatctgtgggtGCAGTGTTACTATTCTTGGAACCAATGCCTCTTTTCAATACTGGTAATGTTACTTACACAAAGAGACATGTCTGTTACCTTTCCAGTCCCTGGAAAAGCTGCACATTCTGACATCATATCtacggggagaacatttatACTGCATTTGGTGTGGGACTACATACAATAGTAAGTAACGTATTTGATGAGCGTGACATTTTTTCAGCCTTGTTCTGTTCAAGATTAAAATTGATATGAGAATTTAATGTCGCCAAACTTCACAGATGAAGAAGATTTGCACTCAAACTGTCCCGGAGACACAGCAGCCGACCATGACTGACAACAGCGGGGCGACACAACATGTTTTTCGTTGTCGTGTGAAATTgaattcatgtttatttttcgTCTGACATGCAAACAGTTGTGATAATGTGTaagacattgttttttttttttttaatgctctaatttaatattaattataaaagaGATTTTTGTAAACAGTCTCATTctttcatcatattttttaaatgtgccactcttgataaaaaagaaacataactGTGTATTTTGAAACTCTTTGCTTTTTGTTAGCAGTATAGGCACTAGATTAACCTGGCACAAGTGTGTGGATCTAAGtataaacacatttcactgtTACCTGCAGTACATGATGTCATAGGTGTAACAAGCAGGGTATAAGAGACTTGCCCCCTCAGTATTCAGTTTAGCCTGATGTGTCACCCACTATTCAGTATTATGTTGCTAATTTTTTGTCCTACACTAGCTGACATATTACATATTAGCTGCTGTTTTACCACAGAAAACTGGTCACACAGTTTGGATCTTATGCCGTTGCCTGAGCTAAGTTACAATTTTAGGTTAACACAACAGCAATGCACttactaataataaaataataaaaattattgtaaCAAATTTGTCTTAACAAGCCCCATTCCACTGCCAAGTATGTAAACCCTTTGGCCCCTGTGCACTATTCCGCCTGCTGCCCATGTAACCAATCAATGGCTCAGGCAGCACTTGTAAAAACTGAGCCGACATTCAGTGCCGCTTCTTTCGCACACGAAGCGATGTGTCCAGATGTGCGCGGCCCCATTGACACGTCCGGCCGGCGTTTGTTTTTCCCGCGGCACGACGCGCTCTGTTTACGTACGCCTTCGCGCGCTCTGATTGGTCGAGGCGCCGCTGACCTCACACAGCCTGTGACGTAACTGAGGGGAAAGCGAAACTTCGTGTCTTGTCGAGGTGGAAGTGGCCTCCCGCTGCTGGCCTTCGGTGCTCGGAAGGAGTGGCCACGTCTCCGCAGCGATCTGTGCATTTTGGTCCGCCACCAGAAGTGTGTGCCGTACCGGGGAATGTCTGTTTCATCGCGGCCTCTCCAGCATTGATGTGTGACTGCAGACGTTGATGTTATACAGCGGTAAACAAGAGAGAGATAAACAAGGCTTCAAGGTAAACAAGGAAGGTAAAACTAAGCGGCTCATCTGAAAATCAAGTGCAAACATGTCGCTTCTGACTCGGAATCTGAGCCTGAGGTGGTTAAGAAACACCTGGGTGTGAAAATGCCGGTGATAAGCGCTTGTCGTCGATGTCCCGACGCCGGTGTCACATCAATCATGATCATGTCATGATTTGtagctgttttctctttctatGTTGCACGAATCTGTACGATCGTGTCTTAATGTTATTTATAACTCATGATACTGGAGCCTTAAATCATGAGTTTTCAGCCTATTAATTCTTCTCTACTTTTCCGTTTTtcttattcacattttaccctttttttcttaatagcACTCTTAAAGTCAtagggttttcttttttattctaatGCGGATActtatttctgcttttaaccCCTAATCTGACTTTCTGTACTTGGAGAGGTGTGAGATTATAGTACAGGTAAGTGAGAAATCTCTCTCAGTCGTGATCACAGAGACATTTTTGGTAGCATCGTGgatgtttacagtgttttatatttttggaGCCTTTTTCCACTTTATCGAACTTAAGCTTCGGGcaaaaagtgtttatttagtTAATATAAGACGTGTCTATgagtaaataatgttttttcagGAAATGGATGGGCTGAACTACATCGCTCAGCTGAACGAATATTCACAAAAACTGAACCAGATGCCCAAATATGAGGAAATCTCAGTCGAAGGTCCAGCCCACAGCCGGAGGTGAGCTGGAATATCACACTGCCGCAACATTAACCTTATTATTACCTTATCGATAAATTTCTACTGCTCCCAATGTCAGCCTGCACATGTTtatacaaaaacagaacagtttAGTCGCTATACAGGCTAAAAGCCcctgttttaattacatttatatagtcAAGAGAAATCCAGTACCTCTGTGATCGCATATGGATGACGTGTGATTTCTATATTTGCAGGTTCACTATGAGAGTTGTGCTGAACAACGAAACTTACTCTGAAGGAGAAGGACGCAACAAGAAAGAAGCCAAACAGCAAGCAGCCAAAAAAGCTTTGGAACAGCTCTTTGGGGACAGCATGCAGCTCAATGATTCtgtaagaaattaattaattttaccaCCAGtagatagcgtagtggttagagctactgcctctccattgaaaccccacctcctgctgtagtacccttgacgaAGGTGCTCATTCTGAATTgctacggtaaaaattacccagctttgtaaACGTGGAAATCACGATAACGTTGTAAGTTGGTTTTCTCCGGAGCATTTACCAAAAAGGTATATGTAATTGAAAGCTAAATATGAGATCCAGCTTCTCGTGCATTGGAGAATATCTAGAAAGGTCCAGTCGATCTCCATTCCACCTCGCTTGAAACCCTGCATGTGGTCACCATaagtttacgtttacatttatgcatttagctgacacttttctccagagtgacttaaaatgtttgtctacttacaattatttacccattcatacagctgggtaattttactagagcaattttcggttcaagggtgctacagctgggggtaagaatcaaatctgcaacctttgggtccaaaggcagcagctctaaccactacgccaccagccgTCCCGTTTATATCAAAGTTTACATCTTTGTGAATAATTGGTCAAGttttatagggggtgcggtggcgcagtgggttggaccacagtcctgctgtccggtgggtctggggttcgagtcccgcttggggtgccttgcgacggactggcgtcccgtcctgggtgtgtcccctccccctccggccttacgccctgtgttgccgggtaggctccggttccccgtgaccccatatgggacaagcggctctgaagatgtgtgtgtgtgtgtgtgtgtggtcaagttttttcctccatcatttatgtttattcatgaATCAATTGTACAATGCTGGATCTCTGTGGTTCACAGTCTTTCCCAGAAGTACAGGATGAGAGAGAGTCTAAAGTTTGGATGGGATgtcggtccatcacagggccatcATACCCACCCCTATTCACTCTTGCACACAGACCCACAtgatgggcaatttaaagtctgaatttgtttttgcagtatataatccaggataggctctggaccactgcagccctgcgcTGGATAATTGATagatgggcagatggatggatggctaaCATACCGGTGGGCTCTGCTACGGTTGGCAGTTGGAGCAGTGACTGTTAGGTTCATTCATTGTGCTGTCCATGTCTTATCACAGGTCACCAGTGCATCAGCATGTCCCTCGGCCACCCCAGGATCATTCACCCAGGCCAACTACATCTGCTGGCTTAATGAATACGGACAAAAGCAGAACCTGACGGTGACCCCAAAAGAATTCACCAGATTTGCTCCAGCCAATGCCACACAGTAAATATCAAGAGATTAGGATGTGCCGTCTGTAAATACAAAGTTAGGAAGATGACACCCTGATTGTTAACCGAACATGGTAAAGTAGGAGCAGGTCTTGGTCGTGTCCCAAGAGACCTCTAAACCATATCCAGTTTACCAGTTTACCAGTTTCCAAGTACTGCATTCTGACTTCGATATTACccattttttcactcttttgtaCGTGTCTGTCTCTATAGGGGGTGCAGGTTTATTGTTGGCAACAAGGAGTACCCAGAGGCCTTTGGGAGCACAAAAAAGGAGGCCAAGGAAGAAGCAGCCAGGCTTGTTCATCAGGAACTGTTCAAAGAAGTGTCCACCAAGGTTAAAGAGGGGAAAAATAGTACTTGGGATAGGGGTGCTGGAGGGCTGTGTGACTTAATATGTTGGTTCCTCCATTGTGCTCTGGCATAGTGTTAAAACTACCATGGCAATGCTGTCACGTCACAGATTTGCCTTGTTTGCTACTGTCTTGAGGCACGCACCGACTGTAACATAAACTGTGTGCATATaatgtagtgtagtgtttacaTCTATGTATGTTAATGTGTATTATTCcatattatgtttattatgtatTGATGGCACCTAACTCAAAATTTAAGATAGGGACCCCACCACCTTTGATGTTGTTCTGTATGTTGAGTATGTCTAAAGGAGCATCCATTCTGCGAAATGCCTTGAACGTGTAAAGGCACTTGGTGACTAAAGTTGTCTTTCGTCTGCTGAAGGATGAGGTGAGCAGCAGTGTTGCAAGTGAAAGAGAGGATGACAGCAGTCAAAGCACCAGTGGATTTTTTGAGAAGAAAAACTACAAAGGATTTCTCAATGAGTACTGCCAGAAGAACAAATTGGTACATGACTTTAAAGTAGTCGATAAGCATGGACCACCACACAATCCTCAGTAAGTATCACCAGCACTGCCCTCTCCAGAAAAGTTAGATTAAGAAATGCACTTTGCCAGTTTGGATAGGTCTGCATTTTTAGTGACTTACTAAGTGACTTACATAATTACTAAATAAACCCAGAGTGGAATTTCTGTGATGTGACTTGACTCCTTAAATATCTTCTCAGCGGAAAATATTGACATTGATTCATTGAATGGACACTTTCTCCCATCAGTGTACCACTCATAGTAAGTGAAAGTGCATCAGCAagagacaaagagctttagaaacAGACAAGATAATTGACGCGCGTCTTttttgtccaataccaccatGTTCCCTCCACAAGCTGTTCTAGAGAGAAAAGTAGGATCCGGGGGGTGACTGTGTCACATGCTGCAGAGAGGTGGAAGTTGAGAAAATGAGGAATGAAGATGGAGGaaagggaggcggctctagatGACTGGAGAGTTTCTGTCACTGGAACAGAATGACTGAAACCTTTTTTGTCTATCTGGTTGTCAAAAAACACTAGGGTGACAGATTCATATCTGCAGGCATCTCTTGCACTTGATAACATCTGCATTCATGAGTCTCcctgaagaaaaacactgaacaatagTGTAGAAACACTTATCACAGAGTAAAAAAACTGCTCTTCAAAGAACATTGTACTGCACTTCTGTGGACATATCAgagaaaattaaactttatgGTATATGTACATGGCATtatgtttggagaaagccaatCATTATGTGCCAACACCAAACCCATTCCAACTGTGTAACATGGTGGAGGgagtgtaatggtgtggggctgCATTGCTGCCTCAGGGCCTTAGCACCCTCTAATTATTGAGGAACCAATGAGTTTTGGGTTCTGTTAGGAATGGCCAAGACAGAGTCCTGATGTCAGTCCATTTGAACTGTTGTGGCATGATCTGAAGCAGGTTGTTCAAAGACATCCCTAAAATATACATAAACTGAAGCATTTTTCTATACAAGAATGGGCCAAAATACCACCCAACCTGCACAGGAGAGATGAGCAGCTACAGAAAGTGTTTGGTTGAGTTTATTGCCAATAAAGGAGGTTCCACTCACTACTAAATAaaagggttcacacacttttacCATCAGTGACCTTTATTGTTTAAacaatttgttcaataaagatgtGGTAATGTAAAGGGTTCTGTGTGTTGTTTCATAGATATTATGATTGAGAAGAAGATCAGATCACAATTTAGGAGCTATTCAGCCAGAGACCCAGATAATTTCAAGGAGTTCACCAACTTTTCTGTGGATGTTACAGAACCTGAGTAAAATAGGGGACAGCATCCTTCAGAtgaaaaatggcagaaaaaagcATGTTCAGATGGTCTGAGGCTATCTAGGTCTTTCTGTGCGCTGTAGGTGTTATCCAATAGGAGCCACTTatgaggagaaaaaacaaatgattaatACATATGAGAATATaaattcatgtttgttttacagatttttttctaaagtcATCATTAATAAAAAGGAGTACCCCGAAGGCCAAGGGAAGACTCGCAAAGAGGCCGAGCAGAATGCAGCACAAAATGCCTGGTTTGAGCTTCTGCGGTCCTTAGACCAGAACAGCCAGGTAGGACTGTCCCATTGCCCCGCAGTTAGTGGCTCATGATCTACCACGATTACTGCCTTCATTTGTCACAAACCAAGAGATTCTGTACAAAGAGCACAGGAGAAGAAAGCTTGAGTTTACGGGTTAATTCACAATGTTTTACACCAAAGCAAGATGCTCTTCTCTTGAACTGTCCTACTTGTTATTGCTTTGAGTCATTTATAAATAGTTATTTCAAGAACATTCACAACTTTTCCTCCCaaccaaatttttaaaaacaacattttgggAGGGAAGTATTAGACCACACCCCTTGCCACGCCCAGCTGCCAGTCACATGATAGGTATACGTTACGATACAAActtctctgaaatttgttttgcattgtaGCAGCTCTCCTTTTCAGGACAGTGACATATTGCAGAACAGAACGacaaggtaaaaaaagaaaataagtaaaatgaataaatggatgaataaatacagtgcagCTTAAAAGTATTTGATCTCTGTAGGGATggttattcttgtataaaataaacttataaaatttaaCTGTTAAACttataaaaggaataaatgatgatttacacgcctgattctacttacctacttagtTTCACTAATGTAACTTGGGCTTCCCATATTTTCACACGTGCACTATCTGTGTGTTTCTACTGCGCGCATGATATCCtctaaaacaacatatggaattggtcattacacacctattatgtgaGATGATGTATGTATGAAGTATGATGAACGCCCAGTTTCTCCACCAAGAATATTGCACAACTGTTACCTTTTTGTTCTGATCTGCTCAGTTGACATTGTGGACTAGACTGTACCTACCTGAGTGCTGCTGTCATGGTTGAGCAGCCTCAGTGATTGAGGAATGAAAGAATTCTTAAACCTGCTGAGTCTGCACCTTGGGCTGCTTCTGTACGGTCTCGTTGAGGGCGTGACCAGGTATTCGCTGTGTCTCACTGAGCTGTTTTTAAGAGCACAAGGTCAGGTTAGGGGGTATTGAGCATGAATGAAAAATCTGAAGAAAGTACTCTGTTTGTGAGGTTTGTCTAGATGTTTTTGGAACCAGATGTGTGAGAGTGTGACCGATGGGTCTTCGGTCCTATGACAGTGTTTGTAAGCAAACGGAGAGGTATGTGGTTGACTCTTTATTGCATTGGTGAGGTGCTGAATTAGAGGCCCCTCTAGACAACTCATGACCTCTGCTGTCAATGCTGGCGGACGAAGGTCGTTCTACTCTTTGGGACATGTTTTCTTAGGAAGTGGTGTGAACGGGGAACTGTTCTATATGTCCGGTGGGGCCAGTTCACAGGATTATAAAGCGAAGGCGTCCAAGTTATCTGGACCTATAGCCTTCCCGGCATCGGTGCGCTTCAATGTACTCATTACATCATGAACGACGATAATACCGTGATTCTGTCTCAGCTACTGAGTGTGATATCGTTAAGGAtgtcagcacatttttttcacagctACCCTCAGTTCAAATCTGGTGAAATATCTGTGTAGAGAATCTGAAAGTTCAACAGCATCTTCTGATGAGATTGGATTCCTTCACAAAGACATTCCTGTCGAGTTCTTCATAGCGTCGCAGAGTCTtttaggggttttttttgtttgaaaagcaTCCTCTACATGTGCTGTTTTCTACAAAGTTGCCATCACCAAGCCAccgcttttgtccaaaagtgTCT
It contains:
- the gpatch11 gene encoding G patch domain-containing protein 11 isoform X1 produces the protein MSDDEEDYMSDTFLNKMPDVRPGVPMLKRVKEALRKEEIHKEKNLQNRQKTYKEQEQESRETKLQSSISNENKGFALLAKMGYKAGQGLGKDGAGRVEPIPLNIKSDRGGIGMEEVKKRKAEEKLECYRQKVRVQQQAEKQSLEDYRVRMRTEREERQTEGDLRRSQRVCEQLDSKKGITVPREDWYWPDLKTESNDDDDDDDDSAEEEDDEQLQLSSLEKLHILTSYLRGEHLYCIWCGTTYNNEEDLHSNCPGDTAADHD
- the gpatch11 gene encoding G patch domain-containing protein 11 isoform X3; translation: MLKRVKEALRKEEIHKEKNLQNRQKTYKEQEQESRETKLQSSISNENKGFALLAKMGYKAGQGLGKDGAGRVEPIPLNIKSDRGGIGMEEVKKRKAEEKLECYRQKVRVQQQAEKQSLEDYRVRMRTEREERQTEGDLRRSQRVCEQLDSKKGITVPREDWYWPDLKTESNDDDDDDDDSAEEEDDEQLQLSSLEKLHILTSYLRGEHLYCIWCGTTYNNEEDLHSNCPGDTAADHD
- the gpatch11 gene encoding G patch domain-containing protein 11 isoform X2 — translated: MSDDEEDYMSDTFLNKMPDVRPGVPMLKRVKEALRKEEIHKEKNLQNRQKTYKEQEQESRETKLQSSISNENKGFALLAKMGYKAGQGLGKDGAGRVEPIPLNIKSDRGGIGMEEVKKRKAEEKLECYRQKVRVQQQAEKQSLEDYSTGSGCERRERSGRQRETCGGVSVSVSSWTARRASLFPGRTGTGLI